A genomic window from Cydia amplana chromosome 3, ilCydAmpl1.1, whole genome shotgun sequence includes:
- the LOC134662480 gene encoding low-density lipoprotein receptor-related protein 6, with protein MTKRRRILYADKIIHNVVNIFCLLMFLQLKGFYTVASNPVLLYSTGTDIRVANISKPGKVNTIIRGLVQGSAVDFLYKRNLICWSDQTDEVIQCMNYNGTHSGEKMGIVSEGLITPTGIAIDWYTDKIYWTDGDTNRLEVISIDQKYRKVLFWSEVDLARAIAVVPKEGLLFWTDWGEVPKIERAGMNGDPATRKVIVKENIFWPNGITIDYNNNLIYWVDAKLMFVDVMDFNGEKRKRIIKGGLEYPYALTFFNDNLYWTDWKTWKIYTWDISTSGPMKELIKSEPVPVDIRVYDGSRQLAPPEDHPCKDNNGGCSHLCLLAPTPPGYTCSCPTGVKLREGSNTTCFNSPQSLLLVAQRSAISKISLDSPDFTPTTLPLKDLKRAMSIDFDPKTEYIYWSDSMAKTISRARLDGSDQSVVIHSNGVPDSIAIEPLARNIYWTDPVTDTISVARLDGSVRKVIIYEDLYEPRAIAVHPTAGWMFWSDWCEKRPKIERASLDGSGRVLLVSEKLMWPNGIALDTVNNKLYWGDARTHKIEVCNMDGTNRNELHNSDILHIFGLTLLDQHLYWSDMQRRTLDRIDKDTGLTRQAVVDQMANMMGVKAFRLGAGLGRSACAAASGGCSHLCFARPKGAVCRCPLGLELKSDKKTCAEPEAFLIYSRKNFIGLLSIEYDNTDNHAILPVRDIKEVSALAVHISGSKIYWSDSKAKTINRCSITGAHMEKIVEWMGLVEGLTIDWSGQNIYWTDSTTQRIEVARLDGSSRRALIWQGLKKPKSITLDPKKGYMYWSELGSKTIKRAAMDGSSPTVLMDQVGKVHALAIDYEKRTLYWAALEPPTIEYAFLNGTGRRVLADDVTMPYAVTLFGDRVFWGDWNTGVIQAAKKTDGSTRKSIHTTPPLDYISDLKVYHRRPQPGNQCGVDNGGCSHLCLPLPAETREDYRCACPTHYKLNKDNQTCSEPEEFLLFAQKNAVGRIMIVNGECNDAFIPVTGLKNIKAIEYDPDNKMLYWMDEDSHSIRRVPMSYSTTSATTDSTTVVSDLSRPFHMVLDVLGRALYWTCLDTDSINATSIENNSPAGVILRGKNMMPRHLAFHQTKRIVIWNDLGLGAIMRARADGTGRAELARASNATALAVDQAAGIVYWAVNKQIHAVDLDSNNKRIIWQGGWAGSLSVYAGSLYLSGGERALMRVPLHRRDLPASPVPHLSRLPCTLAVTKPARSHPCYGGRSCGGAVGACGADGACGCGLACRACAPGHFACAPEPDPQAQPPVCVPDEWRCDGQADCPGGSDEAGCGCAAGLRCADGSCAESLGDCATGAYCAPPDPPLPDAFRCDSRLCLGARLLCDGRAHCADGADEAPAHCDPRPTPSARSPSAFLVCGGVAGAAGGLAAAWAALRRWRRRRRAAPPPQVLVPLKHADVRARPVGASATISSDSLCRYPRPTANPPPSPATASGLSAPTRRRAYRHYRAMNRPPPPTPASTDAAESEPEHARAPPPSPEPVHY; from the exons ATGACGAAACGCCGAAGAATTCTTTATGCcgacaaaattatacataatgttgTTAACATATTCTGTTTGTTAATGTTTTTACAACTAAAAG GTTTTTATACAGTGGCGAGTAACCCAGTGCTCTTATATTcgacgggaacagatatcagaGTAGCGAACATATCAAAGCCCGGCAAAGTCAACACTATTATCAGGGGCTTAGTCCAGGGCTCCGCGGTTGACTTTTTGTATAAAAGAAACCTTATATGCTGGTCAGACCAAACAGATGAAGTGATACAGTGTATGAATTACAATGGGACACATTCGGGTGAAAAG ATGGGAATAGTCTCCGAAGGCCTCATCACACCCACTGGAATTGCTATAGACTGGTACACAGATAAAATTTATTGGACAGATGGCGACACAAACCGTTTAGAGGTGATAAGCATAGATCAGAAGTACAGGAAAGTTTTATTTTGGTCTGAAGTGGACCTGGCTAGAGCCATAGCTGTTGTTCCTAAGGAAGG GTTACTGTTTTGGACAGATTGGGGAGAAGTGCCCAAAATTGAGAGAGCCGGCATGAATGGTGACCCAGCCACGCGCAAAGTCATAgtcaaagaaaatattttttggccCAATGGCATTACCATAGAttataacaataatttaatttactggGTAGACGCAAAACTAATGTTTGTAGATGTAATGGACTTTAATGGAGAAAAGAGAAAGAGAATTATAAAAGGGGGACTCGAGTACCCTTATGCTTTGACGTTTTTTAATGACAATCTCTATTGGACAGACTGGAAAACATG GAAAATCTACACATGGGACATATCAACAAGTGGTCCCATGAAGGAACTGATCAAGTCGGAACCGGTACCAGTAGACATCAGGGTATACGACGGCAGCAGACAACTGGCGCCGCCAGAGGACCACCCGTGTAAAGATAATAATGGCGGATGCTCACACTTGTGTCTCTTGGCTCCTACACCTCCTG GCTATACCTGCTCCTGCCCAACGGGTGTAAAGCTCCGCGAAGGCAGCAACACCACCTGCTTCAACTCTCCGCAGAGCTTACTCCTCGTGGCGCAGCGCTCCGCCATCTCCAAGATATCTCTAGACTCCCCTGACTTTACCCCTACCACGCTTCCCCTTAAAGACCTCAAGCGGGCCATGTCTATTGATTTTGATCCTAAAACTGAATACATCTACTGGTCGGATAGCATG GCCAAGACCATATCAAGGGCCCGTTTAGATGGCAGTGACCAGTCAGTGGTGATCCACAGCAACGGAGTGCCAGACAGCATTGCCATTGAGCCACTGGCACGGAACATTTACTGGACTGACCCCGTCACAGACACCATCAGTGTTGCCAGACTGGATGGAAGTGTGAGAAAG GTTATAATTTACGAGGACTTATACGAGCCGCGAGCCATAGCGGTCCACCCGACGGCCGGATGGATGTTCTGGTCTGACTGGTGCGAGAAGCGGCCCAAGATCGAGCGCGCGAGCCTCGACGGCAGCGGCCGCGTGCTGTTGGTGTCCGAGAAACTCATGTGGCCCAACGGTATCGCCTTGGATACCGTCAACAACAAGCTTTACTGGGGCGACGCGAGGACGCATAAGATTgag GTGTGTAACATGGACGGCACAAACAGAAACGAGTTGCATAACAGTGATATCCTGCACATATTCGGTTTGACTTTGCTCGACCAACACCTGTACTGGTCCGATATGCAGCGGCGGACTTTAGACAGGATCGATAAAGACACCG GTCTAACAAGGCAAGCGGTAGTGGACCAGATGGCGAACATGATGGGCGTGAAGGCGTTCCGGCTGGGGGCGGGGCTGGGGCGCAGCGCGTGCGCGGCCGCGAGCGGCGGCTGCAGCCATCTGTGCTTCGCGCGGCCCAAGGGCGCCGTGTGCCGCTGCCCGCTCG GCTTAGAACTAAAAAGCGATAAGAAAACTTGCGCAGAGCCAGAAGCTTTCCTGATTTATAGTCGCAAAAACTTTATAGGACTTCTGAGCATTGAATATGACAACACGGACAACCATGCCATATTACCTGTAAGGGATATCAAAGAAGTCAG TGCTTTGGCAGTTCATATTTCCGGCTCGAAGATATATTGGTCTGACAGCAAGGCTAAGACCATCAACCGTTGCTCTATCACCGGCGCACACATGGAAAAGATTGTGGAATGGATGGGTTTGGTCGAAG GTTTGACGATAGATTGGTCAGGACAGAACATCTACTGGACAGACAGCACCACACAACGCATCGAAGTGGCGCGTCTAGATGGTTCCAGCCGTCGGGCGCTTATCTGGCAAGGCCTTAAAAAACCGAAGAGTATCACATTGGATCCTAAAAAGGG ATACATGTACTGGTCCGAACTTGGATCAAAAACAATCAAGCGCGCTGCCATGGACGGATCGTCGCCCACCGTCCTCATGGACCAGGTGGGGAAAGTGCACGCTCTAGCCATAGACTATGAGAAGCGCACTTTGTACTGGGCTGCCCTGGAACCCCCGACCATAGAGTACGCGTTTCTGAACGGAACCGGCCGGAGGGTGCTGGCGGACGATGTAACTATGCCTTACGCGGTGACCCTGTTTGGTGATAGGGTATTTTGGGGCGATTGGAACACAG GCGTAATCCAAGCAGCCAAGAAAACTGACGGCTCAACCCGCAAATCCATCCACACCACCCCTCCCCTCGACTACATCTCGGACCTGAAGGTGTACCACCGGCGCCCGCAGCCTGGCAACCAGTGCGGCGTCGACAACGGCGGCTGCTCCCATCTCTGTCTGCCGCTGCCGGCGGAAACGAGAGAGGACTATCGATGCGCCTGCCCCACGCATTACAAACTGAATAAAGATAATCAGACGTGTTCGG AACCAGAAGAGTTTCTCTTGTTCGCTCAAAAGAACGCGGTTGGGCGCATAATGATAGTGAACGGCGAATGTAACGATGCCTTCATCCCCGTGACCGGACTGAAGAATATCAAGGCTATCGAGTACGATCCTGACAACAA AATGCTATATTGGATGGATGAAGACTCCCACTCGATCCGCCGCGTCCCAATGTCGTACTCCACTACCTCAGCTACCACAGACTCGACGACGGTCGTCAGTGATCTGTCGAGACCATTTCACATGGTGCTGGACGTGCTAGGTCGGGCGCTGTACTGGACCTGCCTCGACACAGACTCCATAAACGCCACGTCCATAGAGAACAACTCGCCGGCTGGCGTGATACTGCGAGGGAAGAATATGATGCCGAGACATCTGGCGTTTCATCAGACAAAAAG GATAGTAATATGGAACGACCTGGGCCTGGGCGCCATAATGCGCGCGCGCGCGGACGGCACGGGCCGCGCGGAGCTGGCGCGCGCCTCCAACGCCACGGCGCTGGCCGTGGACCAGGCCGCCGGCATCGTGTACTGGGCCGTCAACAAGCAGATCCACGCCGTCGACCTCGACTCCAACAACAA ACGTATCATATGGCAAGGCGGCTGGGCGGGCTCGCTGTCCGTGTACGCGGGCTCGCTGTACCTGTCGGGCGGCGAGCGCGCGCTCATGCGCGTGCCGCTACACCGCCGCGACCTGCCCGCCTCGCCCGTGCCGCACCTGTCGCGCCTGCCCTGCACGCTCGCAGTCACCAAG CCGGCGCGCTCGCACCCGTGCTACGGCGGGCGCTCGTGCGGCGGCGCGGTGGGCGCGTGCGGCGCGGACGGCGCGTGCGGCTGCGGCCTGGCGTGCCGCGCCTGCGCGCCCGGACACTTCGCCTGCGCGCCCGAGCCCGACCCGCAGGCGCAGCCGCCCGTCTGCGTACCCGACGAGTGGAG ATGTGACGGGCAGGCGGACTGCCCCGGCGGCTCGGACGAGGCGGGCTGCGGCTGCGCGGCGGGGCTGCGCTGCGCGGACGGCTCGTGCGCCGAGTCGCTCGGAGACTGCGCCACCGGCGCCTACTGCGCGCCGCCCGACCCGCCGCTGCCAGACGCCTTCAG ATGCGACTCGCGGCTGTGCCTGGGCGCGCGCCTGCTGTGCGACGGGCGCGCGCACTGCGCGGACGGCGCCGATGAGGCGCCTGCGCACTGCGACCCGCGCCCAACG CCTAGCGCGCGGTCGCCTAGCGCGTTCCTGGTGTGCGGCGGCGTGGCGGGCGCGGCGGGCGGGCTGGCGGCGGCGtgggccgcgctgcgccgctggcgacgccgccgccgcgccgcgccgccgccgcaagtGCTCGTGCCGCTCAAGCACGCCGACGTGCGCGCCCGGCCCGTCGGAGCCAGCGCCACCAT CTCCTCGGACAGCCTCTGCCGCTACCCGCGGCCGACGGCCAACCCGCCGCCGTCGCCGGCCACGGCGTCGGGGCTGAGCGCGCCGACGCGGCGCCGGGCCTACCGCCACTACCGCGCCATGaaccgcccgccgccgcccacGCCCGCCTCCACCGACGCCGCCGAGTCCGAGCCCGAgcacgcgcgcgcgccgccgccctcCCCCGAGCCCGTGCACTACTGA